Genomic window (Enterobacteriaceae bacterium 4M9):
GCGAGATAAGCCAGTCGCGCACGGCGGCTGCACGCTGATGTGATAAAGACGTGTTTATTTCTTCGCTTCCACTGTTATCCGTGTGTCCGACTATCAGCAATGAATGCTTCGGGAAGCGACTCGCCAGTATCTTGATTTGTTCCAGTGCTGGCCCGGCTGAGGGATTAATCACAGCACTGCCGGAGGCGAATAAAACGGATTGCCTGGCTGTGGTCAGCGTGGGTAATGCGCGAAGTCTGGTGAAAGTCTTGTCAATGACCTGAAGTTGATGGGTACAGGCTGGAAAGCCCCAGAAGCCTATTGCGTGATAATCTGCGCATCTGGAGAACTGACCGCGCAATTGTTGAAGTGTATTGAGATTATGGTTTAACTGAGTAAGTGAACGTTGTTGCTCAGATCTAAACGTTGTTGAAACATCACCATATGCTTGCTGCTGTTGTTCAAGCCAATAAGTGGTATACAGCAGGTGTAGGGTGAGCACCAGCGTGACCAGGACGACACTCCATAAGAGCCTGGGATAATTATGGTTTACAGAAATAATCACATCATCGGTAGATCTCTTGCCGGGCACAGACATTTTCACTGGCGCACACGGGAGAGGCGCTGCGTTAGAGCCCAGGGCAGGCAGTACCGCAAATTGTTCTTCCGTCCAACGTGCCCAGGCGCCATGTCGTGTAAATCCCTTGCTGTAGTCACAGAGTAAAATAGTGGTGAGTGAGAATATTGAATGAGAGAAAAGCTGTTCAAAATGGCTGGCCAGCTGGCTTTCTTTTAACCAAACAATGAGCTGATGCGTGAAAATGATGCGTTGAATTTCATCCTGGGTATTACCTGGCTGTGGCACGAGAGTGGACTCCAGCGACGAAAGCGCGTCGAGAAAACTCACCCGTTTAGTGTTTGCCAGATCCATCTCCCCGCTCCAGTTAACTCTGTTAGCTCCAGTGTTATGCTCACTCAGACGGGAATACAGTACGAACGTGCAGGGCAATGAGATTTTGCTGGCAGAGCGTTGATGCCAGATGGTGAGTTGGTCAAGCATCAGTGAGGTATTGTCATGACCGTCCGGTAGAAAAGGAAACAGGGCTCTAAGTTGAGTTTGCGGAGCCTGTTCCTGGAAATATTCAAGTTTTGCTTCAAGTTCTTGTGGAGTACGGATGAGGATCCATGCCATGGAATCAGAATAACGAACCTGCTTTGTTGTCTCTGATTGACCAAACCATTTAGAGGCATAAGGTCCGAGAATCAGAATCACAACATCCTTTTCTGCTGTACTGAGCACTGGGCTTGTAGCGATGACTGGCGAACCGCTGAGCGATAAAATATGAAGTGCTACGGTTGCTAATGCCGTCAGCATTACCACCCACAATATATTGCTGATGATAAGGTCATCATCAGAAATGATGCCCACAATTAGAGAAAGTACCATCAGGCATGCGGCCAGATATTGCGCGTAAGAGAGCCTGGTGTTTTTCATTTAGGGCCTCGTCATAAGATAGCTGTAGCAACCGGCCCATACGCAGGCTAGTACGACAAAGGCAATACCTATATGCCACTGTAATAAGTGACGTAATTTTCTGTCGGCGCGTAATCCGGCGATATCACCCGATATTTGCTGTAGAGGTTGCTGTTCTGAATCAGGCTGAGGTGCGCTACAGGTATTGTTGACGGCCGGTGGCGTGGCGATGGGGACGCCAGCCTGTAATGAAGGGCAAAGGGTACTTAATGTTTGAACATAATGCGCAATGTCAGGATGACTGGATTGGGTCAGTAAATGATGGTGCTGCAAGGTGAAAACGTTACCTTCTACTTTAGGATAGAAATACTGGCTTAGCGGCGATGAGTGCTTGCCTGGAACTGGACTTTGAAACTGGTTTTGAATCAGCAACTCACTGATATGGCAAATTAACCGCAATAAGGCGTCAATTTCTTGATGCGAGTGTCCCTCGCCTTGTAATGAAAGGCTGAATGCTTCTATTCGGCTATAAAGCATAAACTGAAAAGATGAGCGTGACGGAATCACGCCTGACATTGATACCAGGAGATTTGTCGCCATAATTTTATTAAACAGCTTTTTTGCACTCACAATGGCTTCTCCAGAACCGTCCCCCATCCATCTTCTTCATGCCACGGGCATATGCGCAGAGTCAGGTTATCTAGCGACCAGGAAGAGGAAAAAACGAGGTTGAACTCGTAGTGGATGTCGTCAGTGTTCTTCAGTTGTGCAATAAATTCTTTCGTGCTGTTTTGCTGTATCATCACGGCCTGGTTATTGCCGTTGTAGACACCAACATGCCACCGGACGACGCCTGGCGCTGTCGTGTTAATTTCATCATGTGCAATGCGTATTTTTTTTTCTACATAGCCGTGTAATGATGCGAGCCATTGCTCATGGTTATCAGGTAACTGCGTAAAATAGGTTTTTTTCTC
Coding sequences:
- a CDS encoding OmpA family protein encodes the protein MKNTRLSYAQYLAACLMVLSLIVGIISDDDLIISNILWVVMLTALATVALHILSLSGSPVIATSPVLSTAEKDVVILILGPYASKWFGQSETTKQVRYSDSMAWILIRTPQELEAKLEYFQEQAPQTQLRALFPFLPDGHDNTSLMLDQLTIWHQRSASKISLPCTFVLYSRLSEHNTGANRVNWSGEMDLANTKRVSFLDALSSLESTLVPQPGNTQDEIQRIIFTHQLIVWLKESQLASHFEQLFSHSIFSLTTILLCDYSKGFTRHGAWARWTEEQFAVLPALGSNAAPLPCAPVKMSVPGKRSTDDVIISVNHNYPRLLWSVVLVTLVLTLHLLYTTYWLEQQQQAYGDVSTTFRSEQQRSLTQLNHNLNTLQQLRGQFSRCADYHAIGFWGFPACTHQLQVIDKTFTRLRALPTLTTARQSVLFASGSAVINPSAGPALEQIKILASRFPKHSLLIVGHTDNSGSEEINTSLSHQRAAAVRDWLISHNTPAPERFVTHGVGATEPVASNQTLSGREQNRRIEILVLPLSQPPETFE